Genomic segment of Capra hircus breed San Clemente chromosome 13, ASM170441v1, whole genome shotgun sequence:
CGACCCCGACCCTACCATTGAGCATGGGCATCACTGCAATCTGCAGCAGGGTCTTCAGAGGGGTCTGCAGTGGTATCAGCTGGGAGTGGGGAGACAGGAAGTTAGGGCAGTGAGGAGGGGGTGGGCTGGCCTTCACTGCCCTCCCCAGACCCCAACCTTGTGCCTGCACCCCCTCTTCCCAACTCACTGCCAGTGACTCCAATGCAGATTGGTTTGAGTAGATTCGGAACCTATGGGAGAGAAAGAAGGGTCCCGTGGGCAGGGGCCCTTTCCCAGGCCACCCAGGCCTGCCTACCCGAAGCCCTTGAGCTTCCGTCTTGGATGTTCCACCCACACACCTTTCCAGGGGGTTCTAGCACTTTCCAGCTGTGCATCCTTGGGTGAGTTGTTTCTCCCTCTTCAGGTCTCCTTTCTCCAAGTTTGctacctttttgttttgttttgttttgttttgaatctcAAGTCTGCTACTTTTTATTTGTAGAGCACCTCCTATAGCCAGACTTTTGCTGATGGCTTTCTgtgtgttggggcttccctgggggctcagacagtaaagagtctgcctacaatgcgggagacccgagttcaatccctggatcggaacgatcccctggagaaggaaatggcaccccactctagtattcatgcctggagaatcccatggaccgaggagcctggtaggctagagtccatggggtcggacacgactgagcaacttcactttcacttccgtgtgttgtttacttttatttagcAAAACCGTCAGTGCTTGCTTCCTGCCAGATACCAGGCATGTTAAAAAGctaaatactgaaatatttttaaatgccacatgatttaatcctcataacaaccctaaGGAATAGGCACTATTAAAATTTGCATTCATAGAGGCCCAGAGAGACTGATTTgcataaggtcacacagctgagaaaTTCCAGAACCTGCCTCTAGAATCTAGGCTCTTATAAAGTGTTCTACACCAGCCACACAGTAGCCACTAGCTACCATGGTTATAGAAATGAGCAAGTGAGGAACTATTTCATTATAATTAAATGTATACAGCCACCAGTGGCTAGCGCCTGCTACACTGAACAATATAGCCTTAGAGAGCAGATGCTactattttctatatttaatacatgaggaaaatgaagctcagaaaGATAAAAGGACTTGTTTCAAGATCACAAAACTAAGTTGTGCAAAAATCTATGTTCTTACGCACTTTGCTGTGTGACAATGGGTGTGTCATTTAACCTTGCCGGGCCAGCTGGATCATCTCTCATCATATCTGCTCTGCCTGCTTCTGGGTGgttgaggatgcagagaaattacACTGTAATGAAACGCTTGATGCGTTAACAAGACCCTGGCTCTCAGGTGGCTGATAGCTATGActgaattttgggcttccctggtggctcagaggttaaagcgtctgcctccaatgtgggagacctgggttctatccctgggtcgggaagatcccctggagaaggaaatgctccCCAGTATCGCTGGGCAGGTATGATTATCCTGAAGGCACTGACGCTCAGAGAGGTTACAGGCTCGCCCAAGACCCTCAGACACCTGCCCACCTGCGCAGGTCCAGCTGGGTGCGCAGCGCCTTCCCCCGGAGGGCCATCTTGGCGCTGAGTCGGGCATCCTGGGTGGGAAAGCGGGGAGGGTGGTGTTACTGCCCAAAAGGGGGTAGCGGCCCCCCTCCTTGACCCTCTGCATCCCCTGCTCTGGTGTCCGCACCATGATCATGCTGGACAGCTGGACCTCGGGCTGGTTGGGTGGCACCAGGGCGATGGTGACACTGGCGGTGACAGAGACGGTGGTGCCCGAGGGCTTGATGGTGCAACGAGGAGGCTCTGTGACCCGCAGCTCCAGCTTCAGTGGAGAGTCGATCACTGCCGGGCTCTGGGACACAGCAGGGAGGGCCAGTCAAGTCCTCCCTGAGGAGTCCCTGGGGCGGAGTGGGTAATTTCACCTCTGGgagcacacagacacaaataGGAAGACAGCGGTGGCTTCTGGAACCCTCCAGGACTGTGTCCAGCCTCTGCCTTTGCTCAGACAAGAGAATGTCTCGTTCTAGGAatgcctccttccttctctttctgttttcccatGTTCTCAATATTCAGGACCCAGCTCCAATCCAGACTCCCCCAGAACAGTCTCTTTGCATAAAAtaccccagggaattccctagtagtccagtggttagggtctGCCTCCAAgtaggaggtgcaggttcgatccctgggtctggaagatcccctagggaaggaaatggccacccactccagtattcttgcctggagaatcccatggacagaggagcctggcaggctgcagtctatgggatcgcagagtcagacacagcttagtgactaaaccaccaccaccagcactggttaggactctgaactttcactgctgtgggcctgggtacaatccctggtcagggaactaagatcccacaagccacatgacttgacaaaaaaattaataaataacaaaacTCAGCGCCCTGCCATATCTTTTTTCTTGGACCTGCTGAGCTATTTCTTCTACAGGCAGTGTCGGACCACCTGCTTGCTTTTCACCAAACACTTCACACGTGTTCGCTCATTTAAACCTCACAGTAACTGTGTGAAGCAGGTATTAACGTATACCCACTTTTGAGATGGGAAAATTGAAGCACAGGGAGGTTAAGTAACCTGTCCAAGTTGTGTTAGTGAGTTGAAGAACTGGGACTGAGACCCAGGCAATCATGGCAACAGAGTCCATGCTCTTAACAGTGCTCGGCCACGACGATGAGGCCAGTGATGACGACAAGGATAGCATTCATAGCAGCTGGTGTTGTCATTATAAGTACTAACGCATTCAATCCTCATGACAACTCTGGTAGGCTACACAGTATAGAGAAGTAGGGTGACCTTGAATCACCGAGATTCAtacccaggttcaaatcccagctccatcaTTTTATAAACTAGAACCAAGAACAAGTCCTTTAATGATCACTAAAGATATGGACaggggtttgggtaaactctgggagttggtgatggacagggaggcctggtgtgctgtagtccatggggtcgcaaagagtcggacatgaccgagcgactgaaccgaactgaagtatttttttaaaaattttaactctcCATTAAACaagggaaaagaagcaaaaaggataatacccgggtctcccacattgcaggcagattctttaccatctgagcccgtAGGGAGGCCCAGGCTGATATTTTAGTTGCTATTAAAGTCCCTACACTGGCCTGCCTTGGGTTCTCAGCCCACCTTCATCCTGGTTTTCCTGAAAGAGATGAAGCAAGAGTAGCAAAGTCTTCCTCGCAGACCTGGGAACCTTCATAGACTGGCCAAGTCAGGGGCTGTGGCCACAGGCAGGCCAGGCCTTCTGTCTACTCTGTGGCTGCCGCTGGGGGCCCTGCTAGCCTCGCCAGTCCCCTCATGGGTGTACACTTGTGTGCCCACCCGCCTGACCaggctcccacctcccacccacacTCACCATCAGGACGATGCTCCCAAAGTAGGAGGCCCTCAACACCATATCCAGGTCATGAGGTACCTGCGCAGGGGAATTGGGGGTAAGGCAGAAGCCGCATCACAGGCCCCACCTCACAAACAGATCCCGGCTTACCTTGTCCCCCACCAGCGAGAGCTTCAGGGCTCCTGCCCGGAAGTAGCTCTCCATGGCAGAGTCAAAGAAGAACTCAGAGAAGGCCACGTACACCATCCGCTCTTCCTCCTGCAGCTGGGGCTCTACCGCCCGGTTGGGCAGACTCCAGTTGGCCTCAGTCAGGGGATAGAAGGCCCCCTGGTATTGGAGGATCAGGGTCAGGGCCAGACAGACTGGTCCAGCACCCGGATGTCTTGAGGCATATAATTCACTGTCCCCAGACAGCATGGTGGAGGCCTGGACCACATTGTTGACCTCAGGGGGACTCAACAGGTACTTTTCTTAAAAAGCATGGAAGGGAGGGTAGCTGGAGTGCTCCGAGGGCGCAGTCCCATCCGACTGAAGGAGTGACACACGAGAGGGTTCACGGGGGAGGTGGCCCTTGAGTGGGCCTTGAAAACTAGACGGTAATAATGATGGCAACTACTGCCTCCACGTACGGAGCACTTCTGTGCCGCTTACCTAGACCAACTCCTTTAATCCACACAACATCCCATGAGATTATCTTTTCTTACTGTATTATTTCTATTTCCATTTGAGGAAACGGGTACAGAAACGTTAAGCCATTGGCTTaatatcacacagctagtaagtggcagagcggAAGCTGACCTTCCGGCACTCTAACTGGCCTCTCTGCTCTGAAACTCGGCAACACTCCATTAGGGAAAGCAATGGGCGTGGCCACAGACTAGTTGAGTGGCCTTGGACAAGGAACGTGGCCTCCCTGAGCAAGTCTGCGCATCcctgaaataataaaacattaggACCTGATTTACAGGGTTATGAGAGGAGGGAATGAGATTGCGTGTGTTAAAGCTGAATGTTCAGTTCCTTCTGGGAGAGATGGGGGAAGACAGTACATGAGCAAAGGCCCTGAGATAGGAAGCGAAGGGCATCTTTGGGAAAGAGTagcagtttcccaggtggcattggAGTAAAGAGCtcgcctgcaacgcaagagacgtaagagacgtgggttcaatccctgagtcgggaagatcccctggaggagggcatggcaacccactccagtattcttgcctggagaactccacagacagagaagcctggagggctatagtccacagggtcgcaaagagttggacacaactgaagcgatctactacacacacacacacacacacacacacacacacacacacacagctgcaaaGGATGAAGCTGGAAaggtgggacacacacacacacacagctgcaaaGGATGAAGCTGGAAaggtgggacacacacacacacagctgcaaaGGATGAAGCTGGAAAGGTGGGACCAGACCAGATTAACAAGGCTCGAGTGTCAGACCCAGGAGTTGAGCCTGAGGCCACAGCATCCCCGCCAGTGGAGTGGCCACATCAGAGTGTGCTTTAGGGGAGAAGGAGGGGGTCCGGTTGCACACACCAGCTGGGCAGCTCACCCGGAATCCCATGTCCAGGTTGCTGGTGGAGGCCACAGGATCCTTCAGGAGGGAGTAGTCGATGCCCACGAGCTCGTCCACAGCACtgcgcactgtggggaggggctggagtcACGCAAGCTGTGTGGTGCTGGGCTGGGTGCTTaggctctctgggcctcagctgctTACTCATAGAAGGGGGATTAGAATACTTCCCTCACAGGGTGCTTATGAAGCTCAAATCAGTTTTACTATAAGTGGAAAGCATCTAGTGCCTGGTGTGCAGTGGTCAAcagtgttagctattattattgtgGCTTTTGTTGTTCTCTTGGTTTGCTTTTGGCCGCACTGCTCAGCTTGCTcattttagtttcccaaccaggaccTGCACctggggccatggcagtgaaaacactgggttctaaccactgagccaccagggacccccacccccaccccccgatgacaattgttgttgttgttgttgtttgctgcTACTACTACTACATAGGTTTCATCAAGTCACTAAATAATATTGCAagggagagacttccctggtgggccagtggctaagactccatgctcccaatgcaggggcctgggtttgatccctggttagggaattagatcccacatgccgcaattaagagtttgcatgctgcaactaaagatcctgcatgtcacaattaagacctggcacagccaaataaataaataaaaagaaatttaagaaatactCTAAGATGGCAAGGGATTCCCTTCTCTCGATGGTTTGGTTtcccctgccctctccttcccatCCTGTGCCCCATGCATGTGACATGATGATCTCATCTCTTAGGGAAAGGGAAGTCATGTTAATTGAGCTCCTATTAAGTGCTAGGAGTTGAATACAAATGAGGCCCCCACAGCAGACGCGTATGAAGGATCACGACCACCATGCCCTCAGTCAACCCTCACAGCGAGCCCTGAAGGAAGTGTTGTCAGCCAAGCAAGGAAACCAAGGAGGGAGAGAGTGAGTACTGACCACACGGAGTCGGTGGCAGGAGGCTACCTTTGAACCCAGGGCTGCTCCATCACAGGGCGGGGAAGGGGCCTCCTCAAATGCTACCTGACAGCTGCCcacccagcctcctccccacccccgcgcCAGGGCGAGGCCCAGAGCTCCCCACCCTGTCTGCACAACTCACCAGGCACGGTGTCCAGCAGCGAGTTGAGAAGCACAGTCCCTGCGTGGTAGAGCACGGGGCAGATCTGGGAGGTGGCAGCCCCAGTCAAGGTCTTGGCAAGAGAGGGCACACCCACCCCCTGTTGTCCTCCAACACGTGCCCCCCCCCTCCTGCCACTGTCCGCACCTGCTGGTTGAGGAGGAAGCGCATCCCTGAGGTGATGAACGTGGAGAGGAATTCATAGACCTTCCTGTGAGGAGAGGAGAGGCCAGGTGAGTCCAGACCCTGCCCTCACCCCAACTCAGTTCTGGGAGAAATCACAGTGATCagagatgggggtgggtgggcagaaTACCTCTACTTCAACTTAATTTACCACCTCTTTAGTGGAATTTCCATTAAAGATGTGGGCTCAAATTCCTTCTCCATACTGGTTCTCAAGACCTCTTCTCTCACCCCATCCCCCACCAATCAAATGAATGGACCCAGAGTTCCTCAAGCCTCTGAGCATCCTCAGCTCCATATCCTTACTCCTGTCTTCCCCTACATCCTCAGTGTTCCCACCCTGTATTTTCCCATCTGGGCACAGATGCTTCCTCTTCCAGGCAGTCCTCCTAGATTATTCTTCTCtgaactcctcctcctcctcccagagtACTTTCTTGGTCCCTCTCTCAAGGCCCCAACGACAAATGTTTCATCCCTCCAGCCAGGCTCTGTGTCCTTTCTGAATCCTGGAGGCCTGGCCTACACTtcgtttgttgaatgaataaaaaaaaaaactgtgtatcAACACCAGATAATAAATCCACCATTTTCTCTCCCCCACCTTCTTTCAGAACCAGCACAAATTCCCCTTCTCAGCCCCAATCCTGGAActatgttattatttttgttattagtgGTTAAGAGCTACCGATTATTGAGAGCCCAGTACATGCCCACTGTATACACTAGGTCCTCACAGTGGTTCTTACCTAAGCGGTGAGCCCATATTATATGTGAGGTactgttataaatatttttacataaattacGATGAAGAGTCCTCACATCTCATAGAATAGGTCCTATTACCatccccatctttttttttttttttttaaccatcccCATCTTTGAGAGCTTCAGCAACTTGCTCAAGTTCATAGCCAGGAAGTGGTGGGGCTGCGATCTGGACCCAGTTGATCTGACTCCCAAGCCGGTGCATTGTGCATTGCACTAGGCAAATGGGCTGTGGGGCTGAAACGGGGGACGCTAGGATTGGGGACAGGGCTTACTTGAAGGTTCCCCCAAAGGCTGCATGCATTCTGGAGACAGAGGCCTGGCAGGAGACGTTGGACACTTTGATCCGGCCAGCGGGATCCCGGGAGAGCTGCAGAGCAGTGTGGATGGATACACCCTCCGCAGAGGCGTTGATATAGCCCCCATCGTAGCTGCGGCAGGGGTGGGAGTGTTAATGGTCACTCCAGCTTGGAGCTTAACCAAGTCTTTACTGTCCTCCTCCtcaacccccaccaccaccatgaccCCTCTTAATAAGGCTTATGTGCTTCTGCACAGTCCACCTGGCTGTGAAACGGGTGTGACGGCCCCTTttgtacagatggagaaactgaggctcagaaaggctaaGGGATTGCCCACAGCTCCACAGTTCCCCCAGGCTTCCCAATCCACTCTCCACTCCCCCAGGGGTGCCAGGTCCTCACAAGAACCAGTAGAGGAGCTGTCTCCGGAAGCGCAGCCCCCAGGAGGCATTGTTGATTTGTAGCAC
This window contains:
- the PLTP gene encoding phospholipid transfer protein isoform X1: MALFGALILTLLAGAHAELPGCKIRITSKALELVKQEGLRFLEQELETVTIPDLRGSEGHFFYNISEVKVTELQLTFSELHFQPDQELVLQINNASWGLRFRRQLLYWFFYDGGYINASAEGVSIHTALQLSRDPAGRIKVSNVSCQASVSRMHAAFGGTFKKVYEFLSTFITSGMRFLLNQQICPVLYHAGTVLLNSLLDTVPVRSAVDELVGIDYSLLKDPVASTSNLDMGFRGAFYPLTEANWSLPNRAVEPQLQEEERMVYVAFSEFFFDSAMESYFRAGALKLSLVGDKVPHDLDMVLRASYFGSIVLMSPAVIDSPLKLELRVTEPPRCTIKPSGTTVSVTASVTIALVPPNQPEVQLSSMIMDARLSAKMALRGKALRTQLDLRRFRIYSNQSALESLALIPLQTPLKTLLQIAVMPMLNERTWRGVQIPLPEGIDFVREVVTNHAGFLTIGADLHFAKGLREVIEKNRPADTRDPRTSSAPPPSTAAV
- the PLTP gene encoding phospholipid transfer protein isoform X2 is translated as MTPAIPTPSPGPLAMALFGALILTLLAGAHAELPGCKIRITSKALELVKQEGLRFLEQELETVTIPDLRGSEGHFFYNISEVKVTELQLTFSELHFQPDQELVLQINNASWGLRFRRQLLYWFFYDGGYINASAEGVSIHTALQLSRDPAGRIKVSNVSCQASVSRMHAAFGGTFKKVYEFLSTFITSGMRFLLNQQICPVLYHAGTVLLNSLLDTVPVRSAVDELVGIDYSLLKDPVASTSNLDMGFRGAFYPLTEANWSLPNRAVEPQLQEEERMVYVAFSEFFFDSAMESYFRAGALKLSLVGDKVPHDLDMVLRASYFGSIVLMSPAVIDSPLKLELRVTEPPRCTIKPSGTTVSVTASVTIALVPPNQPEVQLSSMIMDARLSAKMALRGKALRTQLDLRRFRIYSNQSALESLALIPLQTPLKTLLQIAVMPMLNERTWRGVQIPLPEGIDFVREVVTNHAGFLTIGADLHFAKGLREVIEKNRPADTRDPRTSSAPPPSTAAV